In one window of Tellurirhabdus rosea DNA:
- a CDS encoding tetratricopeptide repeat protein — protein sequence MFFWNKWSLAHRVSLGVGFLILLTVLAGFCTAWYLGLHNVVRWDVLSELSDIPATLARFTDGLFDFPIQGKAYIVTEQYVASAMEPNVLAARLAALGICLGLAFIHAAITRLNRWQYLVAFGLLIVQLATFRLEALALPGMLSTALGGRLPFVMLVLLFGAVSYYFHAFRTDAPLPLRLAVFLALILIIWVLVTRSSGVSVPALAFVSYAMPGLLLLTVGFLFLISTEIIAGLVYITSVARATSRPLGLNNFLVIAGLYLVNLLLVWLSNTKAIAWTPILVSPFVLYLVSLGLGFWGFRQQLKQSESGVSYRETGAFLYLGLGMLATITVAYAFASANDPMIEALEDSIIYIFFGMGVVFTAYIVVNFWMPFRQALPVYRVLYKPTRFSLFQTRLVAAIGILCLLSTQRFFPLTQAAAGHFNNLGDLHVATGEYRVAEQYYQLGVKTEFQNHKSNYALASLAMVQNDQVAAAGYYRQALLKQPSAQAFVGLSATYLQTNLFFEAVKALQQGLQVFPKNGELQNNLGYLYARTSVADSAYYYLAAAAGNVSRDDVPQTNLLSLWIRNPNLLSLDSLAGATDDRSYQSYRANRAALSLLRRPATDSLAPMPHPDWVDAPDDSAGLSAGKFAEAYNYALLNRKPDPSFLTRLKLVEQNPANQELVDDLMFARAVANYYTGDQKTAFELTTQLAQDNTRNGEAFQSVTGLWMMEQGLYRKAADVFELNTDTLSAYYRALAFTKAGDPVMAQPLWETAGQNDAGVRALADVLYNRKEPSNDIERAFALLYGQIPPEQAQALVSGIKDPNLRTIAAAGMSRRYAAGNQLPEAERWYEQIPEFANLNAYAGSLITVTYMRLQLLRGRSDQTMEAARQTVVPALQAEKDFLLGRAYETKKQAAQARQQYTASLRRAPFRAETTAAAAALERKLKQPEKAYNLVLNAMAVNEQNPDLQKLYIDLCLDLSLFEYAEDALPRLQGTSPPADYQAFLTHYQARRALIEKQRQTF from the coding sequence ATGTTTTTCTGGAATAAATGGTCTCTGGCCCACCGGGTTTCGCTCGGCGTGGGATTTCTGATCCTTCTGACGGTGCTGGCGGGCTTCTGCACGGCCTGGTATCTCGGCCTGCACAATGTGGTCCGCTGGGACGTCCTCAGCGAACTTTCGGACATTCCGGCCACGCTGGCCCGCTTTACGGATGGTCTCTTCGACTTTCCCATCCAGGGCAAGGCCTATATCGTCACCGAACAGTACGTCGCCTCGGCGATGGAACCCAATGTGCTGGCAGCCCGGCTGGCGGCGCTGGGCATCTGCCTGGGGCTGGCCTTTATCCATGCGGCCATCACCCGCCTGAACCGCTGGCAGTACCTCGTGGCCTTCGGGCTGCTGATTGTTCAGCTGGCGACATTCCGGCTCGAAGCGCTGGCGCTGCCCGGCATGCTGAGTACGGCGCTGGGCGGGCGGCTGCCGTTTGTGATGCTGGTGCTGCTGTTCGGCGCGGTCAGTTATTATTTTCATGCCTTCCGGACGGACGCGCCGCTGCCGCTGCGGCTGGCGGTTTTTCTGGCCCTGATCCTGATTATCTGGGTGCTCGTAACCCGCTCCTCGGGTGTATCGGTGCCCGCTCTGGCGTTTGTCAGCTACGCCATGCCGGGTCTGCTGCTGCTGACGGTCGGCTTTCTGTTCCTTATTTCGACGGAAATCATCGCGGGACTGGTGTACATCACCTCCGTGGCACGCGCCACCTCCCGTCCGCTGGGTCTGAACAATTTTCTGGTCATTGCCGGGCTGTATCTGGTCAACCTGCTGCTGGTCTGGCTCAGCAATACCAAAGCCATCGCCTGGACGCCCATCCTCGTCAGCCCCTTCGTGCTGTATCTGGTTTCGCTGGGGCTGGGCTTCTGGGGCTTCCGGCAGCAGCTGAAACAAAGCGAAAGCGGCGTCAGCTACCGCGAAACGGGCGCCTTTCTGTATCTGGGCCTGGGTATGCTGGCTACCATTACCGTCGCTTACGCCTTTGCGTCGGCCAACGACCCGATGATTGAAGCGCTGGAAGACTCGATTATCTACATCTTTTTCGGCATGGGGGTTGTCTTTACGGCCTACATCGTCGTGAACTTCTGGATGCCGTTCCGGCAGGCGCTGCCGGTCTACCGGGTGCTGTACAAACCCACCCGCTTTTCCCTGTTTCAGACGAGACTGGTGGCCGCAATCGGCATTCTGTGTCTGCTGTCAACCCAGCGATTTTTCCCGCTGACGCAGGCTGCGGCCGGGCATTTCAACAATCTTGGCGACCTGCACGTGGCGACGGGCGAATACCGCGTGGCCGAGCAGTACTACCAGCTGGGCGTTAAAACCGAGTTTCAAAACCATAAATCCAACTACGCGCTGGCGTCGCTGGCGATGGTCCAGAACGATCAGGTAGCGGCGGCGGGCTATTACCGGCAGGCATTGCTGAAACAGCCGAGCGCCCAGGCTTTCGTGGGTCTGAGTGCGACCTACCTGCAGACGAACCTGTTTTTTGAGGCCGTCAAAGCGCTTCAGCAGGGGCTGCAGGTTTTTCCGAAAAATGGCGAGCTGCAAAACAATCTGGGTTATCTCTACGCCAGAACGAGCGTGGCCGATTCGGCATACTACTACCTGGCCGCCGCGGCGGGCAACGTGAGCCGCGACGATGTGCCGCAGACCAACCTGCTCTCGCTCTGGATTCGCAATCCGAATCTGCTGTCGCTCGACTCCCTGGCCGGCGCTACCGACGACCGGAGCTATCAGTCCTACCGGGCCAACCGGGCAGCCCTGAGTCTGCTCCGTCGCCCGGCCACCGACAGCCTGGCCCCGATGCCGCATCCCGACTGGGTGGACGCCCCCGACGACAGCGCCGGCCTGAGCGCCGGGAAATTTGCGGAGGCGTACAACTACGCGCTGCTGAACCGCAAACCCGACCCGTCTTTTCTGACCCGGCTCAAACTCGTTGAACAGAACCCGGCGAATCAGGAACTGGTGGACGATCTGATGTTCGCCCGCGCCGTGGCTAATTATTATACCGGCGACCAGAAAACGGCTTTTGAACTGACGACCCAGCTGGCGCAGGACAACACCCGCAACGGCGAGGCTTTTCAGTCGGTGACGGGTCTGTGGATGATGGAGCAGGGTCTGTACCGCAAAGCGGCCGATGTTTTTGAATTGAATACCGATACGCTTTCGGCGTACTACCGCGCGCTGGCCTTCACCAAGGCGGGCGATCCGGTGATGGCCCAGCCCCTCTGGGAAACGGCCGGGCAGAACGACGCCGGTGTCCGCGCCCTGGCCGATGTGCTCTACAACCGGAAAGAGCCGTCCAACGACATCGAACGGGCTTTTGCGTTGCTCTATGGTCAAATCCCGCCGGAGCAGGCGCAGGCCCTTGTGTCCGGAATCAAAGACCCGAACCTGCGGACCATTGCCGCCGCCGGGATGAGCCGCCGCTACGCCGCCGGGAACCAGTTGCCGGAGGCGGAACGGTGGTACGAACAGATTCCCGAGTTTGCCAACCTGAACGCCTATGCGGGTTCGCTGATTACCGTCACCTACATGCGGCTGCAGCTGCTGCGGGGCCGTTCAGACCAGACGATGGAAGCCGCCCGGCAGACCGTTGTCCCGGCGCTGCAGGCGGAAAAGGATTTTCTGCTTGGCCGGGCGTACGAAACCAAAAAGCAGGCCGCCCAGGCCCGGCAGCAGTACACGGCCTCGCTCAGACGGGCGCCCTTCCGGGCCGAAACGACCGCGGCGGCGGCGGCTCTTGAGCGGAAGCTGAAACAGCCGGAGAAAGCCTACAACCTCGTGCTGAATGCGATGGCCGTAAACGAGCAGAATCCGGACCTCCAGAAACTGTACATTGATCTGTGCCTCGATCTCAGTCTTTTCGAGTATGCGGAGGACGCCCTTCCCCGCCTGCAGGGCACATCCCCACCCGCCGATTATCAGGCGTTTCTGACCCATTATCAGGCCCGTCGTGCGTTGATTGAAAAACAGCGGCAGACGTTTTAA
- a CDS encoding SGNH/GDSL hydrolase family protein, whose protein sequence is MKLLVLLLFFAFCCTTSPYADSSRMSAHKYTFLSLGDSYTIGESVPEADRWSVQLAGMLRKDGFDIANPDIIARTGWTTDELQEAIKAANNQKTYRLVSLLIGVNNQYRGQSLEKYRKEFTELMQTATRFAGGHKDRVIVLSIPDWGQSPFAANRDRSKIAREIDAFNAVAQEECRKAGIAFVDITPLTRAAAGDPTQFANDGLHYSGKQHRLWAEKVKEEIRK, encoded by the coding sequence ATGAAACTGCTGGTTCTTCTGCTCTTCTTTGCCTTTTGCTGCACGACCAGCCCCTACGCTGATTCTTCCCGAATGTCCGCTCACAAATACACCTTTCTCTCTCTTGGCGATTCGTACACCATCGGCGAAAGCGTTCCCGAAGCCGACCGCTGGAGCGTCCAGCTCGCCGGCATGCTGCGCAAGGACGGCTTCGACATCGCCAACCCGGACATCATCGCCCGTACCGGCTGGACGACCGACGAACTGCAGGAGGCCATCAAAGCCGCCAATAACCAGAAAACGTACCGCCTCGTCTCGCTGCTGATCGGCGTCAACAACCAGTACCGGGGACAAAGTCTGGAGAAATACCGGAAGGAATTTACGGAACTGATGCAAACCGCTACCCGATTTGCCGGTGGCCACAAAGACCGGGTCATCGTGCTTTCGATTCCCGACTGGGGCCAGTCGCCGTTTGCCGCCAACCGCGACCGTTCAAAAATCGCCCGGGAAATTGACGCGTTCAACGCGGTGGCGCAGGAAGAATGCCGGAAAGCGGGAATTGCCTTTGTCGATATAACTCCGCTCACCCGCGCTGCCGCAGGCGACCCCACTCAGTTTGCCAACGACGGCCTCCATTATTCCGGCAAGCAGCACCGGTTGTGGGCGGAAAAAGTAAAGGAAGAAATCAGAAAATGA
- a CDS encoding toxin-antitoxin system YwqK family antitoxin, giving the protein MSRIGLINILLILTHCAFCQTQPATTSPSSLTTAERPNAIPEAKKQNALETVGKMLGVQNTVDNTKAEAKRVEGLVTEDLPDLGLKLQKARKDRSEKKKKIKLVWTEYEGIPIAEAYTKYGSGDKTVIEKFTVLKQYRQPSPYVRETYWFDPKEQRVKYAAIKDKDKALILHGPYKRYQNGNLVEEGFYYVGAKDGRWERYDANFQLLDKIKYHHGFPAESQITYYDSAHTKIKEVLPKEYGKIHGTYLAFYETGALAAEGRYDTGVKVGRWTEYYPGTRRMRKRVVQYGRDRWEEESEPLLLSEWDEKGKVVYERPKEKAGEEEQ; this is encoded by the coding sequence ATGAGTCGAATTGGTCTGATTAATATCCTGTTAATACTAACTCACTGCGCCTTTTGTCAGACGCAGCCCGCTACCACGTCGCCTTCGTCGCTGACAACCGCCGAGCGTCCGAACGCCATTCCGGAGGCTAAAAAACAGAACGCCCTGGAAACGGTCGGGAAGATGCTGGGCGTGCAGAACACGGTAGACAATACGAAGGCCGAAGCAAAACGGGTGGAAGGGCTGGTGACCGAAGACCTGCCCGATCTGGGCCTGAAGCTGCAGAAAGCCCGGAAAGACCGTTCGGAAAAAAAGAAAAAAATCAAGCTGGTCTGGACCGAATACGAAGGCATCCCCATTGCCGAAGCCTACACGAAATACGGCAGCGGTGATAAAACCGTCATCGAGAAATTTACCGTGCTGAAACAGTACCGCCAGCCGAGCCCGTATGTCCGGGAAACGTACTGGTTCGACCCAAAAGAGCAGCGCGTGAAGTATGCCGCCATCAAGGACAAAGACAAGGCGCTGATTCTGCACGGTCCCTATAAACGTTATCAGAACGGCAACCTGGTCGAGGAGGGTTTTTACTACGTTGGGGCCAAAGACGGTCGCTGGGAGCGTTACGACGCCAATTTTCAGCTGCTCGATAAAATAAAATACCACCACGGATTCCCGGCTGAATCGCAGATAACGTACTACGACTCGGCCCACACGAAGATTAAAGAAGTTCTTCCGAAAGAGTACGGCAAAATCCACGGCACTTATCTGGCCTTCTACGAAACCGGCGCGCTGGCCGCCGAAGGCCGCTACGATACCGGCGTCAAAGTGGGCCGCTGGACGGAATACTATCCCGGCACCCGCCGCATGCGCAAGCGCGTGGTCCAATACGGCCGCGACCGCTGGGAAGAAGAGTCCGAACCGCTGCTGCTCAGCGAATGGGACGAAAAAGGCAAAGTCGTCTATGAGCGCCCCAAGGAAAAAGCCGGGGAGGAGGAGCAGTAA
- the sbcD gene encoding exonuclease subunit SbcD, with protein MKILHTADWHLGKRLYKHDLADDHVRFLDWLAETIEARDIDVLLIAGDIFDTTNPNDGSMSLYYQFLTRMLPLQRQIIITGGNHDSASKLNAPRELLRHLNIHVVGCTTGDCVDEVLRLSAGSSDLLVAAVPYLRDADLRQSISGQTYEDRVEQVRMGIRNHYQRIADHCQTAYPNVPVLAMGHLYVNGATISPESEREIHAVGGQAAFSTEHFPEGFDYVALGHIHVPQQIGTSELVRYSGSPLPLSFSERDNRHQVLELTVDNGKITRVEPVPVPRFRSLRHVVGTLDFVREVLEKIEVDEDALPTLVEVLVEEESENLAIRQHFDQLQRDYAGAPFLLAKTRLMFRNKLKGLAELYVADTYLKDLSYTDVFAKRLEASGVEDGQRQILLETYRDLHRIVTENGPSPVLLHENPANSLS; from the coding sequence ATGAAAATACTACACACCGCAGACTGGCATTTAGGAAAACGACTTTATAAACACGACCTGGCCGACGACCACGTCCGGTTTCTGGACTGGCTGGCCGAAACCATCGAAGCGCGGGACATCGACGTGCTGCTCATCGCGGGCGACATATTCGACACGACCAACCCCAACGACGGGTCGATGTCGCTTTACTACCAGTTTCTGACGCGGATGCTGCCCCTGCAGCGCCAGATCATCATCACCGGCGGCAACCACGATTCGGCCAGCAAGCTCAACGCGCCGCGCGAACTGCTGCGCCACCTGAACATTCACGTCGTCGGCTGCACCACCGGCGATTGCGTCGATGAAGTCCTCCGGCTTTCGGCGGGCTCCTCCGATCTGCTCGTGGCGGCCGTGCCCTACCTTCGGGATGCCGACCTGCGGCAGTCCATCTCGGGCCAGACCTACGAAGACCGCGTGGAGCAGGTACGCATGGGCATCCGGAATCACTACCAGCGCATCGCCGACCACTGCCAGACGGCCTACCCAAACGTGCCGGTGCTGGCGATGGGCCATCTGTACGTCAACGGCGCGACCATCTCCCCCGAAAGTGAACGCGAAATCCACGCGGTCGGCGGGCAGGCGGCGTTTTCCACCGAGCATTTTCCGGAAGGGTTCGATTACGTGGCCCTCGGGCACATCCACGTTCCGCAGCAGATCGGGACTTCGGAACTGGTGCGATACAGCGGCTCGCCCCTGCCGCTGAGTTTTTCCGAACGGGACAACCGGCATCAGGTGCTGGAACTGACCGTAGACAACGGCAAAATCACCCGCGTCGAACCCGTCCCTGTCCCGCGATTCCGGTCGCTGCGGCACGTGGTCGGTACGCTCGATTTTGTGCGGGAAGTGCTGGAAAAAATTGAAGTGGACGAGGACGCTTTGCCTACGCTGGTCGAAGTGCTGGTTGAGGAAGAGTCCGAAAACCTAGCAATCCGGCAGCATTTCGACCAGTTGCAGCGCGATTATGCCGGGGCGCCTTTCCTGCTGGCCAAAACCCGTCTGATGTTCCGCAACAAGCTCAAAGGGCTGGCGGAGCTGTACGTGGCCGATACTTACCTGAAAGACCTGTCGTACACCGACGTGTTTGCCAAACGCCTCGAAGCTTCCGGCGTGGAGGACGGGCAGCGTCAGATTCTGCTCGAAACCTACCGCGATTTACACCGTATCGTAACTGAAAATGGGCCTTCGCCCGTACTGCTGCATGAAAATCCGGCAAATTCGCT
- a CDS encoding ABC transporter ATP-binding protein, with translation MNIIETHNISKRYIMGSEVIEALKSVTISVNKGEYVAFMGPSGSGKSTLMNIVGCLDTPTAGRYILNGQDVSDMSENALAEVRNKEIGFVFQTFNLLPRQTALENVALPLIYAGYSKADRTEKAMQALRNVGLENRAHHRPNELSGGQRQRVAVARALVNDPSILLADEPTGNLDTKTSYEIMDLFDQIHSKGNTIIMVTHEEDIAQYAHRIVRLRDGLVESDIVNTNIRKALKVTEEAH, from the coding sequence ATGAACATCATTGAAACGCACAATATCTCCAAACGGTACATCATGGGCAGCGAGGTGATCGAGGCCCTGAAATCGGTGACCATCTCGGTAAACAAAGGAGAGTACGTGGCCTTTATGGGGCCTTCCGGTTCAGGAAAATCAACGCTGATGAACATCGTCGGCTGCCTGGACACACCGACCGCCGGACGATACATCCTGAACGGTCAGGACGTCAGCGACATGAGCGAAAACGCGCTGGCCGAAGTGCGCAACAAGGAAATCGGCTTCGTGTTCCAGACCTTTAACCTGCTGCCCCGGCAGACCGCCCTCGAAAACGTGGCGCTGCCCCTCATCTACGCCGGGTACAGCAAAGCCGACCGCACCGAAAAAGCCATGCAGGCCCTGCGGAACGTGGGGCTCGAAAACCGGGCGCACCACCGCCCCAACGAGTTGTCCGGGGGCCAGCGGCAGCGCGTCGCCGTCGCCCGTGCGCTGGTCAACGACCCCAGTATCCTGCTGGCCGACGAACCGACCGGGAACCTGGACACGAAGACTTCCTACGAAATCATGGACCTCTTCGACCAGATTCACAGCAAGGGCAACACGATCATCATGGTGACGCACGAAGAAGACATTGCCCAGTATGCGCACCGCATTGTGCGGCTGCGCGACGGGCTGGTAGAATCGGACATCGTGAACACCAACATCCGAAAGGCCCTGAAAGTAACGGAAGAGGCGCATTGA
- the fcl gene encoding GDP-L-fucose synthase — MEKEAKIYVAGHRGMVGSALVRKLESEGYTNIVTRTSKELDLRNQALVEEFFATEKPDYVFLAAAKVGGIVANNTYRAEFLYDNLLIEANIIHSAYRNGVKKLLFLGSSCIYPKLAPQPLKEEYLLSGFLEPTNEPYAIAKITGIKLCEAYRQQYGANFISAMPTNLYGPNDNYDLQGSHVLPALIRKFHEAKVNSQPTVEVWGTGSPRREFLHADDLADACFFLMENYNDELFVNIGTGEDVTIRELVELVSQTVGYEGEVRWNTDKPDGTPRKLMDVSRLHNMGWKHTTDLKEGIERTYQDFLANVELYVE; from the coding sequence GTGGAAAAAGAAGCGAAAATTTACGTTGCCGGCCACCGGGGCATGGTGGGTTCGGCCCTCGTCCGGAAACTTGAATCGGAGGGATACACCAACATCGTAACGCGCACATCCAAAGAACTTGACCTGCGGAACCAGGCGCTTGTTGAGGAATTTTTCGCGACCGAAAAGCCGGACTACGTCTTTCTGGCGGCGGCGAAAGTCGGCGGCATCGTGGCCAACAACACTTACCGGGCCGAGTTCCTGTACGACAACCTGCTCATCGAAGCGAACATCATCCACAGTGCCTACCGCAACGGGGTGAAAAAACTGCTGTTCCTGGGTTCGTCCTGCATCTACCCCAAGCTGGCTCCCCAGCCGCTAAAGGAAGAATACCTGCTGAGCGGCTTCCTGGAACCGACCAACGAACCGTACGCCATCGCCAAAATCACCGGCATCAAGCTGTGTGAGGCTTACCGCCAGCAATACGGCGCGAACTTTATCTCGGCCATGCCGACCAACCTGTACGGTCCGAATGACAACTACGACCTGCAGGGCTCCCACGTGCTGCCCGCCCTGATCCGGAAGTTCCACGAGGCGAAGGTCAACAGCCAGCCGACCGTCGAGGTCTGGGGCACGGGTTCTCCCCGCCGCGAATTCCTGCATGCCGACGATCTGGCCGACGCCTGTTTCTTCCTGATGGAAAATTACAACGACGAACTGTTCGTCAACATCGGAACGGGCGAAGACGTCACGATCAGGGAACTCGTCGAACTGGTCAGCCAGACGGTTGGCTACGAAGGGGAAGTCCGCTGGAACACCGACAAACCGGACGGCACCCCGCGCAAACTGATGGATGTGTCGCGCCTCCATAACATGGGCTGGAAGCACACCACCGACCTCAAAGAAGGCATCGAACGGACCTACCAGGATTTCCTGGCGAACGTGGAACTCTACGTAGAGTAA
- a CDS encoding UDP-2,3-diacylglucosamine diphosphatase — protein MKYGTHFRTIVISDVHLGTEGSKAKEVTDFLKFYSCQKLILNGDIIDGWQLRRSGKWKKKHTAFFRAVLKAMDKHDTKVIYLRGNHDDFLDNIMPLKVGKYFSVRKDYILTSGTRRFYITHGDVFDTVTTHMKWLAYLGDIGYTFLLWLNKVYNGYRSWRGLPYYSLSQKIKARVKKAVSYISDFEEKLTELAKARQCDGVICGHIHQPAIRQFGNLTYMNSGDWVESLSALVEDHEGNWSLVYYSGEQNTSADTAAENERPLYAPAPERLVAITGLKKP, from the coding sequence ATGAAATATGGTACTCATTTTCGTACGATCGTTATTTCGGATGTACACCTGGGAACGGAAGGTTCTAAGGCAAAAGAAGTAACAGACTTTCTGAAATTCTACAGTTGTCAGAAATTAATCCTCAACGGGGATATCATCGACGGCTGGCAGTTGCGCCGCAGCGGCAAATGGAAAAAGAAGCACACCGCCTTTTTCCGGGCCGTCCTGAAGGCCATGGACAAGCACGATACGAAAGTGATCTACCTGCGCGGCAACCACGACGACTTTCTGGACAACATCATGCCGTTGAAGGTCGGGAAGTACTTTTCGGTTCGGAAAGATTACATCCTGACCTCCGGCACCCGGCGGTTCTACATCACCCACGGGGATGTGTTCGATACCGTCACGACGCATATGAAATGGCTGGCGTACCTGGGCGACATCGGCTACACCTTTCTTCTCTGGCTCAACAAAGTCTACAACGGCTACCGGTCCTGGCGCGGCCTGCCTTATTATTCCCTTTCGCAGAAGATCAAAGCCCGGGTAAAGAAGGCCGTCAGCTACATTTCCGATTTTGAGGAAAAGCTGACCGAACTGGCCAAAGCCCGCCAGTGCGACGGCGTCATCTGCGGCCACATTCACCAGCCCGCCATCCGGCAGTTCGGCAACCTGACGTATATGAATTCCGGTGACTGGGTGGAATCGCTCAGCGCCCTGGTCGAAGATCACGAAGGCAACTGGAGCCTGGTGTATTATTCGGGCGAACAAAACACGTCCGCAGACACGGCGGCGGAGAACGAACGGCCTTTGTACGCCCCGGCCCCGGAACGGCTAGTGGCGATAACGGGCCTGAAAAAGCCATGA
- a CDS encoding glycosyltransferase family protein: MKRFLFIIQGEGRGHLTQALSLAQLLRAAGHEVAAVLVGRSGGSAAPDFFTEAIDAPVETFSSPGLVYHPRTHALDLKATTRQTIRHLGSYARSIRQIRRAIRTHRPDAVINFYDILGGLTFAWYRPAVPLVCVAHQYLLGHPRFPHPQGWRFDRWLVALNSRLTALGAKQRLALSFTPLPDRPGLTVVPPLLRQELLTRRQGGMPYLSDTAFLLAYVSQDALGQQLLEEHRKHPEVPIHLFKGGVKKAVEPVDATLSHHRIDGTAFLDQMEQCRAVVTTAGFEAVCEAMYLGKPVLLTPMPNHYEQRCNALDAVRAGAGVADFDRFNLKKLLDYLPTHDQRANEAFRHWQSQFPTLFLKALDSVLHQPDSVADFSKKTSEPAVSYPRLALLRQKISLR; the protein is encoded by the coding sequence ATGAAACGGTTTCTTTTCATCATCCAGGGCGAAGGCCGCGGCCACCTGACTCAGGCCCTTTCGCTGGCGCAGCTGCTGCGGGCGGCCGGGCACGAGGTCGCGGCGGTGCTGGTCGGTAGGTCGGGCGGTTCCGCGGCCCCGGACTTTTTCACGGAAGCGATTGACGCGCCGGTCGAGACCTTTTCAAGCCCCGGTCTGGTTTATCATCCCCGCACGCACGCCCTTGATCTGAAAGCCACCACCCGGCAGACCATCCGGCATCTGGGCAGCTATGCCCGCAGCATCCGCCAGATTCGCCGGGCCATCCGGACGCACCGGCCGGACGCCGTCATCAATTTTTACGATATTCTGGGCGGCCTGACGTTCGCGTGGTACCGACCCGCCGTTCCGCTGGTCTGCGTGGCGCACCAGTATCTGCTGGGGCATCCCCGGTTTCCACATCCGCAAGGCTGGCGGTTCGACCGCTGGCTGGTGGCTCTCAACTCCCGGCTGACGGCGCTGGGCGCGAAGCAGCGGCTGGCGCTCTCCTTTACGCCCCTGCCGGACAGACCGGGCCTGACCGTTGTACCGCCCCTGCTGCGGCAGGAGTTACTGACACGTAGGCAAGGAGGAATGCCATATCTGTCAGATACGGCATTCCTCCTTGCCTATGTATCGCAGGATGCCCTCGGCCAACAGCTTCTCGAAGAGCACCGCAAGCACCCGGAGGTGCCGATTCACCTGTTTAAAGGGGGAGTAAAAAAGGCCGTGGAGCCCGTCGATGCCACGCTTTCGCATCACCGCATCGACGGTACGGCGTTTCTGGACCAGATGGAACAGTGCCGAGCGGTCGTCACCACTGCCGGTTTTGAAGCGGTCTGCGAAGCCATGTATCTGGGCAAGCCGGTGCTGCTGACGCCCATGCCGAACCACTACGAACAGCGCTGCAATGCCCTCGATGCCGTACGGGCCGGGGCGGGTGTGGCGGACTTCGACCGGTTCAATCTCAAAAAGCTGCTCGACTATCTGCCCACCCACGACCAACGAGCCAACGAAGCCTTCCGGCACTGGCAAAGCCAGTTTCCGACCCTTTTCCTGAAAGCGCTCGACTCCGTCCTGCACCAGCCGGATTCCGTGGCCGACTTTTCAAAAAAGACCTCAGAACCAGCCGTTTCGTATCCGAGACTGGCCCTGCTCCGGCAAAAAATATCGCTTCGCTGA
- a CDS encoding acetyltransferase produces MENPVLIFGAGNLGVTALDIFQRNNVVVYGLLDDQKELHGKEFGDVSVLGETDDDGFLKLIGQKCEACVAIGDMRVRKRLVKLLNDRRKVQPVNAIHDRAVIAASASIGHGNLVAANAVINAFATVGQHCIIQSGAVVDAQATLGDFVHVGTGSYINSGVTVENDVFIGTGVTVIAGVTIGKGARIGAGSVVVENVEANATVFGNPAKKIS; encoded by the coding sequence ATGGAAAACCCCGTACTCATCTTTGGCGCCGGAAACCTCGGCGTTACCGCTCTCGATATTTTTCAGCGAAACAATGTCGTGGTCTATGGCCTGCTCGACGACCAGAAGGAGCTGCACGGCAAGGAGTTTGGTGATGTCAGCGTGCTGGGCGAAACCGACGACGACGGCTTTCTGAAGCTGATCGGCCAGAAATGCGAGGCCTGCGTGGCCATCGGCGACATGCGCGTGCGGAAGCGGCTGGTTAAACTGCTGAACGACCGCCGGAAGGTGCAGCCCGTCAATGCCATCCATGACCGGGCCGTCATCGCCGCTTCGGCATCCATCGGTCACGGCAATCTGGTCGCCGCCAACGCCGTCATCAACGCGTTTGCGACCGTCGGGCAGCACTGCATCATCCAGTCGGGGGCCGTCGTCGATGCGCAGGCGACGCTCGGCGACTTCGTCCACGTCGGGACGGGCAGCTACATCAACAGCGGCGTAACGGTTGAAAATGACGTTTTTATCGGAACCGGCGTAACGGTCATCGCCGGAGTCACCATCGGGAAAGGAGCCCGCATAGGAGCCGGGTCCGTCGTGGTCGAGAATGTAGAAGCCAACGCCACGGTTTTTGGCAACCCTGCCAAAAAAATCAGTTAA